CGCGCGCTCCTACCAGGAGCTCAAGCTCGGCCTGCGCGCGCCGGTGCTCGCCGCGCTGGCGGACCTGCGCTCGCGCTTCGACGTCGTCGTCTGCGAGGGCGCCGGCTCGCCCGCGGAGATCAACCTGCGCGCCGGGGACCTGGCCAACATGGGCCTGGCGCGGGCCGCCGACCTCCCGGTCCTGCTCGTCGGCGACATCGACCGCGGCGGGGTCTTCGCCTCGCTCTACGGGACGTTGGCGCTCCTCGAGCCCGCCGACCAGGCGCTGGTCTCCGGCTTCCTCATCAACAAGTTCCGCGGGGACGCCTCGATCCTCGCGCCGGGCCTGGACCAGATCCGCGCGCTCACCGGCCGTGAGACGCTCGGGGTCCTGCCCTTCCGCGAGGGCCTGTGGCTCGACGTCGAGGACTCGCTGGCGCTCGACGCGCCCCGGCCCGAGGCCAAGCCCGCCGCGGGGACCGACACGCTCGAGGTCGCCGTCGTGCGCCTGCGCTGGATGAGCAACTTCACCGACGTCGACGCGCTCGCGAGCGAGCCGGGCGTCCGCGTGCGCTTCACGCGCTCGGCCTCCGACGTCGCGCGCGCCGACCTCGTCGTCCTACCGGGCACGAAGGCGACGGTCGAGGACCTCGAGCGGCTGCGGGCCGACGGCCTGGACGCCGCCCTCGCCCGGCGCGTGGCGGCCGGCGACCCGGTGCTCGGCGTCTGCGGCGGCTTCCAGATGCTCGGCGAGCAGATCGACGACGAGGTCGAGTCGCGCGCCGGCGTCGTCGCCGGGCTCGGGCTCCTGCCGGTCCGCACGACCTTCGCGGCCGACAAGCTCCTGCGCCACGTCGCCGGCACGGCCTTCGGCGCGCCCGCCACGGGCTACGAGATCCGCCACGGGCGCCCGGAGCGCCACGGGGCCGATCCGCTCATCGACGACGGCTCGTCCGCGGGCGAGGGCTGCGCCGCGGGCGTCGTCCTCGGGACCTCATGGCACGGCCTGCTCGAGGGCGACGCGGTCCGCCGTGCCATCCTGCAGTGGGTCGCCGCCCACCGGGGGCGCGACTGGGCGCCCGGCGACGAGCCGTTCGCCGCGGTGCGCGAGCGCCACCTCGACGTCCTCGGGGACCTCGTGGAGGAGCACTGCGACACCGACGCGCTGCTCGCGCTCCTGCGCGACGGCGCCCCGTCCGACCTCCCCGTCCTGGCGCCCGGAGGTGCCGCTTGCTCGCCTTCCTGACGACCGCCGACACCGAGGTCCTCGCCGCCGCCCACGCCGTGGCCGAGCTGCCCGACGACTTCCCGCGCGTGCGGTGCGCGAACCCGTACGGCGTCGAGGACGTCGAGCCGTTCCTCGACGACGTCCTCCAGGACGCCCGCGTCGTCGTCGTCCGCCTGCTCGGCGGCCGCCGCGCGTGGCCGGAGGGCGTCGCGGCGCTGCGCGCGCGAGCCCAGCGCGACGGCCTGGCCCTCGTCCTGCTCGCGGGCGAGGCGGAGCCCGACGCCGAGCTCGCGGAGCTCTCGACGGTGCCGGCCGGCGCGGTCGCCCAGGCCTTCGCCTACCTGCGCCACGGGGGCGTGGAGAACACCGCCCAGCTCCTGCGCTTCCTCGCGGATTCGTTCCTGCTGCGCGGCGACGGCTTCGAAGAGCCGCGCGAGCTGCCGGACCTCGGGGTCTACGTCCCCGGCCGCGGCGACGTGGCGCTGGACGACGCGGTGGCGGCCTTCGACCCGGCCAAGCCGACCGTCGGCATCGTCTTCTACCGCTCGCACCGCGTGACCGGGAACACGGCGTTCGTCGACGCGCTGGCCCGCGAGGTCGAGGCGGCGGGCGCCAACGCGCTGTGCGCCTGGTCCTACTCGCTGCGCCCCGACGCCGAGGGCCGCGTGCCGGTGCTCGAGCAGCTGCGCGGGCGGGTCGACGCGCTGGTGACGACGGTGCTCGCGTCCGGCGGCGCCCACGCCGGCGACGCCGAGGACTGGCAGGCGGAGGCACTGGAGGCGCTCGACGTCCCGGTGCTCCAGGCGCTGTGCGCGACGACGAGCCGCGCCCGCTGGGAGGAGAGCGACATGGGCCTGACGCCGCTGGACGCGGCGATGCAGGTCGCGATCCCCGAGTTCGACGGGCGGATCATCGGCGTCCCGGTGTCGTTCAAGGAGCCGCTGGAGGAGGGCGGCGCCTCGCCGGTCGGCACGCCGGTCCTGCACTACCGCCCGGACCTCGAGCGCTGCGGCCGGATGGCGCGCCTGGCGGTCCGCCACGCGCGGCTGGGCAAGACGGCGCCGGGCGAGGCGAAGGTCGCGATCGTCCTGTCGTCGTTCCCGACGAAGCACGCGCGGATCGGCAACGCCGTGGGGCTGGACACGCCGGCCTCGGCGCTCGCCCTGCTCGACGCGCTGCGCGACGCCGGCTACGTCGTGGAGCACGACTTCGCCGATGGCGACGCGCTGATCCACGCGCTCATCGCCGCGGGCGGCCACGACCAGGAGTTCCTCACCGACGAGCAGCTGCAGACGTCGACCGCGCGCCTGCCCGCCGCCGACTACGCGCGGTGGTTCCAGACGCTGCCCGAGGAGCTGCGCACCTCGATCACCGAGACGTGGGGGCCGCCGCCGGGCGAGTGGTACCTCGACGACGGCGACTTCGTCGTCGCCGGCCTGCGGCTGGGCAACGTCTTCGTCGCCATCCAGCCGCCGCGCGGCTTCGGCGAGGACCCCGTCGCGATCTACCACGACCCGGACCTCGCGCCCGCCCACCACTACCTCGCGGCCTACCGCTGGCTCGACGAGGTCTTCGGTGCCGACGCGATCGTCCACCTCGGCAAGCACGGCACGCTCGAGTGGCTGCCGGGCAAGGGCCTCGGGCTAAGCAACGCATCGGCGCCCGACGCGTGCCTGGGCGACACGCCGCTCTTCTACCCCTTCGTCGTCAACGACCCCGGCGAGGGCGTGCAGGCCAAGCGCCGCGCCCACGCCGTCGTCGTCGACCACCTCGTGCCGCCGATGATGCGCGCCGAGACCTACGACGAGCTGGCCCAGATGGAGCAGCTGCTCGACGACTTCGGTCGCGCCGAGGCGCTGGACCCGGCGAAGCTGCCGACGCTCGCGACGCGGATCTGGACGTTGCTGCACGAGGCCGAGCTGCACCGCGACCTCGGCATCGAGGCCGCCGAGCAGCCCGAGCTCGAGGAGTTCGGCGAGCTCATCGAGCACCTCGACGGCTACCTCTGCGAGATCGCCGACATCCAGGTCCGCGACGGCCTGCACGTCCTGGGTCGCGTGCCCGAGGGCGAGCAGTTCCGCGGGCTGCTGGCGGCGATCCTGCGCCTGGGTGCCCCGGGCTCGGTGCCGGGTCTGCGCCGCGCGATCGGCGGGGCCTTCGGGCTCGACGAGCCGGCGCTGCTGGCCGATGCCGCCGCCACGCCCGCCGACCTGCCGCCGGCGCTCTTCGCGCGCTTCCCCGGCCCGGACCGCACGAACGCCGACCTCGTCGACCGCCTCGAGGACGCGCAGCGCGCGCTGCTGCTGGCGCTCGAGGCGACGGGTTGGGACGCGGACGCCGCGACGCGGCTCTGCGCCGACGTGCTCGGCCACGAGGACGAGGGCGTCGTCGCGGCGCTGCGCTTCGGCGCCGCCGACGTCGTGCCGCGGCTGCGGGGCACGTCGGGCGAGCTGGACGCGCTGGTCGGCGGCCTGCGCGGCCGCCACGTGCCGGCCGGGCCGTCGGGCTCGCCCACGCGCGGGCGCATCGACGTGCTGCCGACGGGGCGCAACTTCTACGGGGTCGACCCGAAGGCGCTGCCGAGCGACCTCGCCTACGACACCGGGACGCGGCTGGCCGACGCGCTGCTCGCGCGGGAGGTCGCCGACCGCGGCGAGCACCCCGAGACGGTGGGCATCGTCGTCTGGGGCACCGCCGCCATGCGCACGGCCGGCGACGACGCGGGGGAGATCCTCGCGCTGCTGGGCGTCCGGCCGACGTGGCACCAGGAGACGCGGCGGATCACCGGCCTCGAGCCGATCGCGCTCGAGGAGCTCGGCCGCCCGCGCATCGACGTGACGGTGCGCATCTCGGGCTTCTTCCGCGACGCGTTCCCGGGCCTCGTGCACCTGCTCGACGACGCGGTCACGCTCGTGGCCGGCCTCGACGAGCCGGTTGAGCAGAACTTCGTGCGCAAGCACGCGCTCGAGGACCGCGAGCGGCTCCTGGCCGAGCTGGGCTCCGAGGAGGCCGCGTGGCGGCGCGCGACGACGCGCGTCTTCGGCACGCCGCCCGGCTCGTACGGCGCGGGGCTGCTGCAGCTCATCGACGTGCGCAACTGGCGCGACGACGGCGACCTCGCCGCGGTCTACGAGGCCTGGGGCGGCCACGCCTACGGCCGCGGTCTGGACGGCGTCGAGGCGCGCTCGGCGATGCGCGAGCAGTTCGCCCGCATCGACGTGGCGGTCAAGAACGTCGACACGCGCGAGCACGACCTCCTGGACTCCGGCGACTACTTCGCCGAGCACGGCGGGATGGTGGCCTACGTCCGCCACCTCTCCGGCGAGCAGCCGCGGGCGATGATCGGCGACAGCGCCGACCCCGAGCGGGTCCACGCCCGCACGCTGGCCGAGGAGTCGCGGCGCGTGTTCCGCGCCCGCGTCGCCAACCCGCGGTGGATCGCGTCGATGATCCGCCACGGCTACAAGGGCGCCTTCGAGCTGGCGGCGACCGTCGACTACCTCTTCGGCTACGACGCCACGACCGGCGTCGTGGAGGACTGGATGTACGAGGCGCTGAGCGAGAAGTACGTGCTCGACCCCGACGTCCAGGAGTTCATGAAGCGCTCGAACCCGTGGGCGCTGCGGGCGATCACCGAGCGGCTGCTCGAGGCGGCCGACCGCGGCCTGTGGGAGCAGCCCGGCGACGGCACGATCGACGCGCTGAAGGAGACGTTCCTGTCCGTCGAGGACGACCTCGAGGAGGCCGCCACGCCGTGAGCCGGGCAGTCGGGTTCCCGTGGAGCGCCGTGGTGGGGCAGGACGCCCTGCGCGAGGCGCTGCTGGCCTGTGCGGTCGATCCCCGGATCGGCGGCGTGCTGGTGCGCGGCGAGCGCGGGACGGCGAAGTCGACCGCGGTGCGCGCGCTGGCGCCGCTGCTGCCGGACGTCGCGGTCTTCGAGGACTGCGCGTACGCGGTCGAGCCCCGCGTCGAGTCCTGCCCGGACGGCCCGCACGACGGCTCGCGGGTGGTGGAGCGGCCGGCGCGGCTGGTCGAGCTGCCGCTGGGCGCGACGGCCGACCGCGTCGTCGGGACGCTCGACCTCGACCGGGCGCTGGCCGAGGGCGCCGCGGCGTTCGCGCCGGGGCTGCTGGCCCAGGCCCACCGGGGGATCCTCTACGTCGACGAGGTCAACCTCCTCGCCGACCACCTCGTGGACGTGCTGCTCGACAGCGCGGCGCTCGGCCACGTGCACGTGGAGCGCGACGCGGTCTCCGTCGACCATCCGGCGCGGTTCCTGCTCGTCGGGACGATGAACCCCGAGGAGGGCGACCTGCGCCCGCAGCTGCTCGACCGCTTCGGGCTCTCGGTCGAGGTGCGCGGGTCGACCGAGCAGGACGAGCGGATGGAGGTCGTGCGGCGGCGGCTGGCGTTCGACGCGGACCCGGCGGGGTTCGCGGCCTCGTTCGCGGCCGACGACGCCGCGGTCGCTGCGCGCGTCGCTGACGCTCGCGATCGGCTGTCGTCCGTCCGGCTCGGGGATCGCGCCCTGGCGCTCATCACGAGCGTCTGCGCGTCGCTGGGGGTCGACGGGCTGCGGGCGGACATCGTGTGCGCCCGGACCGCGGTGGCGCTGGCGGCGCTGGACGGGGTCGACGAGGTCGCTGAGGAGCACGTGCGGCGGGCGGCGATGCTCGCGCTGGCACACCGGCGGCGGAGGGGGCCGCTGGAGCAGCCGGGGCTGTCGTCCGAGGAGCTCGACGACGCGATCGCGAACGCTGCTGGCGGGCCCGACGACGAGCCCGAGCCGCCTGGCTCTCCGAGTGGCGGGGGCGCGGGCTCGGGCGAACCGCGCGGTGAGGGAGGGTCGTCGTCTGAGCCGGCGCCGTCTGGCGTGGGCGGGGGTGGTCCTGCCGGCGAGGCGGGTGAGGGTCCAGGCCGGGCCGACGCTGACCCTGTCATCTCCGGCGTGGGAGACCGGAGTCAGCAGGGTCGCGGTGGTTCGGGGGCGAAGGAGCGGCGGGAGCGGGCTGCCGCGCCCGGCGTGGCGCCGCTGCTGGCGCTCGAGGGCCGGGGCGCGGGTGCGCCGGGCCGGCGCAGCGCGGCGGGTGGCGAGGGGACGCAGCCGGTGGACTCACGGCCGCCGCTGGGCGCCGGGGTCCGGGACCTCGCGGTCGCCGCGACGCTGCGGGCCGCGGCGCAGCGGCGGGCGACGTCCGGCGGGCCGGCGCTCGCGGCGAGCGACCTGCGCGAGCACGTGCGGGCGGGGCGGGAGGGCAACCTCGTGGTCTTCTGCGTCGACGCGTCGGGCTCGATGGGCGCGCGGCGGCGGATGGCGGCCGTCAAGGGCGCGGTGCTCGGCCTGTTGCTCGACGCCTACCAGCGCCGCGACCGCGTGGCGCTCGTCACCTTCCGCGGGACCGGCGCCGAGCTGGTCCTGCCGCCGACGTCGTCGGTCGAGCGCGCCGCCGCGCTCCTGGACGACGTCGCCACCGGCGGGCGCACCCCGCTGGCCGCCGGCCTCGACCGCGCCGGCGCGCTGGTGGCCGCCGAGCAGCGCAAGGACCCGCGCCGGCGCGCGCTCGTGCTGGTCGTCACCGACGGCCGCGCGAGCGGCGGTCCCGAGGGCCGCGCCGCCGCCGAGCGCTCGGCGGCGGCGCTCGCGCGCAGCGCCGGCGGCGTCGTCGTGTTCGACGCCGAGGAGGGCGCGGTCCGGCTGGGGCTGGCCCGCCGGCTGGCCGACGCGGCGGGTGCCCGCCTGCTGCCGCTCAGCGCGCTGCACCCCGCTTCCAGCACCATCCCGTCCACGGCCGCACGGAGCGCCGCATGAGCACCGAGATCGACGTCCCTCACACCCCCGACGACCAGGGCTCGGCCGAGCCCAAGCGCCGCAAGCCGCGCGACAAGCCGCTGCTGATCGTCATCACCGGCCACGGCAAGGGCAAGAGCACCTCCGCCTTCGGGATGCTCCTGCGCTCGTGGGCCCGCGGCTACCGGTGCGGCGTCTTCCAGTTCGTGAAGTCCGGCAAGTGGAAGGTCGGCGAGGCCAAGGCGGCCGAGGCGCTGGGCGGCATCGACTGGGAGAAGATGGGCGACGGCTGGACCTGGATCTCCCGCGACCTCGAGGAGTCCGCCGACAAGGCGCGCGCGGGCTGGGACGAGGTCAAGCGCCGCATCGCCGACGAGCGCTACGAGTTCCTCCTGCTCGACGAGCTGACCTACGCGATCAAGTACGGGTGGATCGAGGAGCAGGAGATCGTCGACACGCTGATGAACCGGCCCGGCTTCCAGCACGTCGTCGTGACCGGCCGCGACGCCCCGCAGGGGCTCATCGACGCCGCCGACCTCGTCTCCGAGGTCACCAAGGTCAAGCACCCGATGGACCAGGGGATCCGCGCCCAGCAGGGCATCGAGTGGTAGCGGTCCTCGTCATCCCCGACGGCGGCGCCGAGCCCCGTCACGGCCGTGAGCCGACGTCGCTCGAGCGGGCGCGCACGCCCGTGCTCGACGCGCTGCGCGCCGCGGGGACCGTCCGGCGCGTGGCGACGACGCCCGCCGGCCTGCCCGCGGGCAGCGAGACCGGCATCCCGACGCTCCTGGGCGCGCCGCCGCGCGCGCCGGTGTCCCGCGGGCTGCTCGAGGCCGCCTCCGCCGGGATCGACGTCCCGGCCGGCGCGCGGGCGTGGCGCGTGGACCTGCACCGCGAGGACGGCACGCGCGCGACGGCCGGCGAGGCGCGGCGCGCGCTGGAGGACCTCGGGCTCCACCACCTGCGCGGCCACCGCGGCCTCGCGGTGGGTGCGACCGCCCCGCGGCTGCCCGCGCCGTGGCGCGTCTGGGGCGACGGCGCCGCGCTGCCCCGGGTCCTCGACGCCCGCACCGTCGTCGTCTCCGGTCCGGGCGCCGCCGCGGGCGCCGCGCGGATGCTCGGTGCCCGGTCGGTCGTCCCCGCGGGCGCGACCGGCGAGGTCCACACGAACCTGCGGGCCAAGCTCGCCGCCGCCCTGGCCGCCGTCGACGGCGGCGCCGAGCGGGTGGTCGTCCACGTCGGGGCGCCCGACGAGGCCGCGCACGCGCTCGACGCCGACGCGAAGGTGGCGGCGCTCGAGGCCATCGACGCCGAGCTGCTCGGCGCGCTGTGGGACGCCGCCCGCGGGGCCGGCGGGACCCTCACCGTCTGCCCCGACCACGGCACCGACCCGCGCACCGGCGAGCACTGCGGCGCCGACGTCGAGGCGGTGGCGGCGTGATCCCGCGCCTCGTCATCGCCGGCACGTCGTCGGGCGCCGGCAAGACGACGGTCGCCTCCGGCCTGCTCGGCGCCCTGTGCGCCCGCGGCGTGCGTGCCACCGGCTTCAAGGTCGGCCCGGACTTCATCGACCCCGGCTACCACGCGCTGGCCTCCGGCCGGCCGGGGCGCAACCTCGACGCCTTCCTCTCCGGCCCCGAGCTCGTCGCGCCGCTCTTCCGCCACGGCTCCGCCGGCGCGGAGGTCGCGATCGTCGAGGGCGTCATGGGCCTCTACGACGGCGCCTCGGGTCGTGGCGAGCTCGCCTCGACCGCGCACGTCGCCAAGCTCCTCGACGCCCCGGTGGTCCTCGTCGTCGATGCCGCCGCGATGGCGCGCTCGGTCGCCGCGATCGTCCACGGCTACGCGACGTTCGACCCGGAGGTCCGCGTCGCGGGCGTCATCCTCAACCGCGTCGGCTCGGAGTTCCACACCGCGATCCTCGAAGAGGCCCTCGCGCCGCTCGGCATCCCGGTCCTGGGCTCGCTCACCCGCAACGCCGACGTCGAGGCCCCCGAGCGCCACCTCGGCCTGGTCCCCGTCGACGAGCGCGTCGCGAAGGCCAAGGGCGCGCTCGCCAGCCTCGCCGCGCACGTCGCCGCCGGCTGCGACCTCGAGGGTCTGCTCGCGCTCGCCCGCACCGCGCCGGACACCCCGGGCGAGGCGTGGGCGCCGCCCGCGCGCGAGGCCGCCGACCCCCGCCGGCCGCGCATCGCCGTCGCGAAGGGCCGCGCGTTCTCCTTCCACTACGCCGAGAACCTCGAGGCGCTCGAGGCCGCCGGTGCGGAGCTCGTCGCCTTCGACCCGCTGCACGACGAGGCCCTGCCGGAGGGCACCGGGGCGCTGCTGCTCGCCGGCGGCTTCCCCGAGGTCTTCGGCGCAGAGCTCGGCGCCAACGCCGCGCTGCGTGCCGACGTGGGCGCGTTCGCGCGCAGCGGCGGTCCGGTGCTCGCCGAGTGCGGTGGCCTGCTCTACCTGGCCAAGGAGCTCGACGGCCACCCGATGTGCGACGTCGTCCCCGCCACCGCGCGGATGACCGGGCGCCTCCAGCTCGGCTACCGCGAGGCCACCGCGCCCAGCGACCACCCGGTCTTCCCCGCCGGCACGACGCTGCGCGGCCACGAGTTCCACTACTCGGCGACCGACCCCGTGGCGGGCGAGGCACCCGCGTGGAGGCTGCGCGCCCGCGGGACCGAGCGCGCCGAGGGCTTCGTCGTGGGCGGCGTGCACGCCAGCTACCTGCACACGCACTGGGCGGCGACGCCGGAGGTCGCCGGCCGGCTCGTCGCCGCGGCGGCCGCCCGGGAGGTCGCGGCGTGAGCGGCGTCCTGATCGGTGTCGGCGTGGGCCCCGGCGACCCCGAGCACCTGACCCTCAAGGCGCTGCACGCCCTGCAGGCCGCCGACCGCGTCTTCGTGCCGGAGACCGACAGCGGCGAGACGCCGGGCCGCGCCGAGCGCGTCGTCGCGCCCCACGTCGACCCGCAGCGCATCACCCGCCTGCTCTTCGCCATGCGCGACGACGACGCGCGCTCGGGCAACTGGGACCGCGCGGGCGCGGCGATCGCCGAGGTCGTCGCCGCCGGGGGCACGGCGGCGTTCGCCACGATCGGCGACCCCAACATCTACTCGACGTTCACCTACATGGCCCACACCGTCCGGGAGCTCGTGCCGGACGTCGAGGTGCGCACCGTGCCGGGCATCACGGCGATGCAGGACCTCGCATCGCGCTCGGGCACGGTCCTGGCCGAGGGCCGTGAGGCGCTGGCGCTGCTGCCCTACACGGCGGGCGACGACAAGCTTCGCGAGACGCTCGGCGTCGCCGACACCGTCGTGGTCTACAAGGGCGGGCGCCGGCTGCCGCAGGTCCTCGAGACCTTGCGCGACCACGACCGGCTCGACGAGGCGGTCTACGGCGAGCAGCTCGGCCTCGGCGACCAGGACGTGCGGGCCGCCGGCGAGCGCGACGGCTCGGGGCCGTACATGTCGACGGTGATCGTCCCGGCCAACCGCGACGGCGTGCGCGGGGGCAAGCTGTGACGGTCGCCCACCTCGCCGAGGCCGAGCCGGTCGAGACCGTCGTGCACCGCCTGGCGCCCGAGGTGAAGGTCGCCGCGACGGTCCTGCTCGTCGTCTGCGCGGCGCTCGTCCCGCACGGCGTCTTCTGGCCGTTCGCCGTCGACGCGGCGCTGCTCGGCGCCGTCGCGCTCCTCGCGCGCGTGGAGGCGATGTTCCTCCTGCGCCGCCTCGTCATCGAGGTGCCGTTCGTCCTGTTCGTCGTGGCCCTGCCGTTCTTCGCCGAGGACCGCCACGAGGGCCTGCTGGCCGCCGGCGGGATCCTCTGCAAGGCGACGCTCGCGGTGCTCGCCACCGGTGTGCTCGCCGCGACGACGACCGCGCCGGAGATCCTCGCGGGGCTCGACCGGCTGCGGGCGCCGCGCCAGCTCACGGCGATCGCGGCGTTCGCCATCCGCTACCTCCAGGTCGTGCTCGAGGAGCTGCGCCGGATGCAGCTCGCGCGCGTCGCGCGGGGCGACGACCCGCGCTTCCTCTGGCAGGCGCGGGCGATCGGCCAGACCGCCGGGACGCTCGCCGTCCGCTGCTTCGAGCGCGGCGAACGCGTGCACGGCGCGATGCTCGCCCGCGGCTTCGACGGGTCGCTGCCCGTGTCGTCGCTCTCGCCCCGCGCACCGCTGGCCGCGTGGGTCGCCGTCCTGCCGCTGCCGCTGGTCGCGGCGCTCGCCACCGTCCTCGCGCGAGGTGCGGCGTGACCGAGCAGCTCGTCGCCGCCCCGCCGGCGCTCGTCGTCGTCGGCCACGGCACGCGCGACGCCGACGGCGTGGAGGAGTTCTGGGCGCTGGCCCAGCACGTCCGCGACGCGGCGGGTGACCTGCCGGTCGAGTTCGGCTTCATCGAGCTCGCCGAGCCGCTGGTGGACGAGGCCATCGACAAGCTCGTCTCGGCGGGCGCGCCGCGGGACGTCGTCTCCGTCCCGCTCGTCCTGCTCGCCGCCGGCCACCTCAAGAACGACGGCCCCGCCACGCTGGCCAGGGCGCGTGCCCGCCACCCCGGCGTGCGCTTCACGATGGGCCGCGACCTCGGGATCGACCCGGTCGTGCTCGACGTCGCCGAGGAGCGCATCCGCGAGGCGATCGGCACCGACGACCCGTCCCAGGTGGGCGTCGTCCTCGTCGGCCGCGGCTCCAGCGACCCCGACGCGACCTCCGACCTCTTCAAGGTCGCCCGCCTGCTGCAGGACGGCCGCGGCCTGGGCTGGGTCGAGCCGGCGTTCGCGGGCGTCGCGCAGCCCGACGTCGCGGGCGCCTGCGAGCGACTGCGCCTGCTCGGCGCGCGGACGGTGGTCGTCGCACCGCTGCTGCTCTTCACCGGCGTCCTCGTGCCGCGCATCTACGAGCGCGCCGCCGAGTGGGGGCGCCGGCACCCGGAGGTCGAGGTCCGCGGCGCCGGGCACCTGGGACCCGACCGGCGGCTGGCCAAGCTCGTGCTCGAGCGCTACCGCGAGGCGCTGCAGGGCGACGTGCGGATGAACTGCGACCTGTGCGCGTACCGCGTGCGGCTGCCGGGCTACGAGGACAAGGTCGGCACGCCGATCTCCCTCACCCCGCACGGCGACGGGCCGGCGCGCGGCAAGCGCCGCGGGCGCCGCGCCACGCGCGCGCCGCAGCCGGCGCCCGCGATCGAGGTCGTCCCGCGCAAGGGCCTGCGGCCGGTCGCGGTGACGGTCGACGCCGGCGCGCCGCCCGCCCTCGACGTGCGCGACCTGCGCTACGCCTACCCCGACGGCTCGGAGGCGCTGAGCGGCGTCTCGCTGTCGGTGCAGCCCGGCGAGCGCGTCGCGGTGCTCGGGCCCAACGGCGCGGGCAAGACGACGCTCGTCCTGCGCCTGAACGGGACCATCGAGGACGGCGAGGGCGAGGTGGTCGTCGGCGGCGTGCGCCTGGAGAAGGCGACGCGCAAGGAGGTCCGCCGCCGCGTCGGGATCGTCTTCCAGGACTCCGACGACCAGCTGTTCATGCCGACCGTCGAGGCCGACGTCGCCTTCGGCCCGGCGAACCTCGGGCTGCGCGGCGACGCGCTGGCCGAGCGCGTCGACGAGGCGCTCGCGCAGGTCGGCCTCGACGACGACGTGCGCCGCAAGGCGCCGCACCAGCTGTCGGCCGGCCAGCGCCGGCGCGCCGCGGTGGCGGGCGTCCTGGCCATGCGCCCCGACGTCCTGGTGCTCGACGAGCCCTCGAGCGCGCTGGACCCGGCGGCGCGGCGCGAGCTCGCCGACGTCCTGCAGTCGCTGCGGCTGACGACGCTGCTCGTCACCCACGACCTGCCCTACGCGCTCGAGCTCTGCCCACGCGCCGTCGTGCTCGACCGCGGCCAGGTCGTCGCCGACGGGCCGACGCGCGAGGTGCTCGCCGACGAGGGCTTCATGCGCGCGCACCGCCTCGAGCTGCCGGCCGGCTTCAACCCCCTGAGCGCGTGAGCGGGCGGCTGGACATCGTGGGCCTCGGGCCGGGCGGGCCGGCGACGCGCACGTCACAGGCGGCCGAGGCCGTCGCGCGAGCCGAGGTCGTCGTCGGCTACGGCGCGTACGTCGACCAGTGCGCCGACCTGCTGCGCGACGGCCAGGAGGTCGTGCGCGGGCGGATGGGCGAGGAGGAGGCGCGGGCCGACGAGGCGCTCGAGCGCGCCCGGGGCGGAGCGCGCGTGGCGCTCGTGTCCAGCGGCGACGCGGGCGTCTACGGCATGGCGGCGCGGACGCTCGCGCGGGCGGCCGAGCTGGACGTCGAGGTCCACGTCGTCCCGGGCATGACCGCCGCGCAGGCCGCGGCCGCGCTGCTCGGCGCGCCGCTGGCCGACGACTTCGCGGTGCTCTCGCTCAGCGACATCCGCACGCCGTGGGAGACCGTCGAGCGCCGGCTCGCCGCGGTGGCCGTGTCCGGCCTCGCGCTCTGCCTCTACAACCCGCGCTCCAAGGCCCGCACCTGGCAGCTGGACCGCGTGCTCGAGCTGCTGCGCGACGCGCGCGGTGGGTCGGCTCCCGTCGCGGTCGTGACGGACGCCGCGCGCGAGGGCGAGGCGGTCGTGCGCACCACGCTCGCCGACCTCGACCCCGAGGCCGTGACGATGCGCTCGCTGCTCATCGTCGGCGGAGAGACCGCGCAGGA
The DNA window shown above is from Conexibacter sp. SYSU D00693 and carries:
- the cobJ gene encoding precorrin-3B C(17)-methyltransferase translates to MSGRLDIVGLGPGGPATRTSQAAEAVARAEVVVGYGAYVDQCADLLRDGQEVVRGRMGEEEARADEALERARGGARVALVSSGDAGVYGMAARTLARAAELDVEVHVVPGMTAAQAAAALLGAPLADDFAVLSLSDIRTPWETVERRLAAVAVSGLALCLYNPRSKARTWQLDRVLELLRDARGGSAPVAVVTDAAREGEAVVRTTLADLDPEAVTMRSLLIVGGETAQDAGPWLVADRDGRKVPGTFHPEVSA